Proteins found in one Hirundo rustica isolate bHirRus1 chromosome Z, bHirRus1.pri.v3, whole genome shotgun sequence genomic segment:
- the LOC120765496 gene encoding granzyme A-like, whose protein sequence is MGAFLHWSTFVAVILLVIHGGLCADIIGGHEVKPHTRPFMALIKGPKGICGGALIKENWVLTAAHCPVKKSKVVLGAHSLEKSEKEQQTFWIAKDIPYPCYDPITKENDIMLLQLQGRAKLNKAVQPIRLPASDDDPKAGAVCTVAGWGTTTNRRMTRPPGLMEVNVTVIRREICNDKNHYNGKPAITGNMICAGAKNGGKDSCNGDSGGPLRCNGMMRGITSFGKPRSCGKANGPGVYTRLTKQNLEWIRKTIGGAQ, encoded by the exons ATGGGTGCTTTCCTCCATTGGTCCACCTTTGTTGCTGTCATTCTCCTGGTGATCCATGGAG GTTTGTGTGCGGATATCATTGGAGGACATGAAGTAAAACCACACACGAGACCATTCATGGCCCTGATCAAGGGACCAAAAGGAATCTGTGGAGGAGCCTTAATCAAGGAAAACTGGGTCTTAACAGCTGCACATTGTCCAGT gaaaaaaagcaaagttgtTCTTGGAGCCCATTCAttggaaaaaagtgaaaaagaacagCAGACTTTTTGGATTGCAAAAGACATTCCTTATCCATGCTATGACCCCATTACCAAGGAAAATGACATTATGCTGCTGCAG CTTCAGGGAAGAGCAAAACTTAATAAAGCTGTGCAGCCAATCCGTCTGCCTGCCTCAGATGATGACCCCAAAGCAGGAGCAGTTTGCACAGTCGCAGGATGGGGTACAACTACCAATCGTCGGATGACAAGGCCTCCTGGCCTGATGGAAGTCAATGTCACTGTCATCAGGAGGGAAATCTGCAATGATAAAAATCATTATAATGGCAAACCTGCCATAACAGGGAACATGATATGTGCAGGGGCTAAGAATGGAGGAAAAGACTCCTGTAAT GGGGACTCTGGTGGACCTTTAAGATGTAATGGTATGATGAGAGGCATCACTTCATTTGGGAAGCCAAGGAGCTGTGGAAAGGCTAATGGCCCTGGTGTCTACACTCGACTCACAAAGCAAAACCTTGAGTGGATAAGGAAAACCATAGGGGGGGCCCAATAG